Within the Synergistaceae bacterium genome, the region ATAACAGATGGAGAAGAAAGATAAAGAAGAAAAATATTTGCCGCGTGAGGGAGGAAAAGCTATGAAAATATCGACGAAAGGGAGATACGCTCTGCGAATGTTGCTGGATCTGGCGGAACATCAGGATGAGGGATATATTTCACTGAAGGACGTGGCCGAAAGACAGAACATTTCAAAAAACTATCTGGAGCAGATCATCACCCTGCTGAAAAATACCGATATGCTGCGGACCACCCGCGGTTCTCAGGGCGGGTACAAACTGGCGAAGCCCCCTTCGCAGTACACGGTGGGGGAAATCCTTCGCATCACGGAGGGAAACCTCGCCCCTGTAGCCTGTCTGGTGGACGATGTCAATGAATGCGAGCGCAGTTCCTTCTGTATGACCGTCGGTATCTGGCGAGAGTTGGGGAAAGTCATAGAAGATTATTTGAACGGGATCACCCTCCAGAGTATTCTGGACAAACATCACAACCTCGACGTTGCCGATCAGTATTGCATATAAAGTGAGCGCTGCGGGCTCGGGCATATTTTGAAACGCGCAATTTTGAGTATGCTCTTGACAGCGCACGCTTCTGCTTTTATATTATAACCAACTAAAAACATAAGATTTATAGGATTGAGCCTGACGGGGTTGCTCTCCAGGGGAGACGAGGGGAGGGAAGAAGGTGCTCGTTTTTATGCGAAAACTCCTGTTTTCTGAAATTTGCACTGGACGGAACTGCTGTTGCGGCAAGAGTCGTGTTTTGTTTGTGCCGATTCGGGACGCCAGGTACGTCGTACAAAAATTTTGAGAACACAAAAAGGAGATCGTTCTGAATGCCCATCTATTCGAAAATTACGGATTTAATAGGAAAGACGCCCCTCCTGGAACTTGGACGCTACAGCGAGAAGCAGGGACTGCCCGTGAAAATTGTGGGAAAGCTGGAATATTTCAACCCGGCGGGAAGCGTCAAGGACCGCATCGCCAAAGCGATGGTGGACGAGGCGGAGGTAAAGGGGATCCTGAAACCGGATTCGGTCATCATCGAGCCCACCAGCGGGAACACCGGCATCGGGCTTGCCGCCGTCGCCGCGGCCCGGGGCTATCGGATCATCCTGACCATGCCGGAGACCATGAGCGTCGAGCGCCGCAACCTTTTGAAGGCCTACGGCGCGGAGCTGGTGCTCACCGAGGGCGCGAAGGGAATGAAGGGCGCCATCGCGAAGGCCGAAGAACTGGCCCGATCTACGCCCCACAGCTTTATCCCCAGTCAGTTTACGAACCTGGCCAACCCCAAAATTCACAGAGAGACGACGGGGCCGGAGATCTGGCAGGACACGGATGGAAAGGTGGACGTGTTCATCTCCGGCATCGGCACAGGCGGAACGATTACGGGCGCGGGGCAGTTTCTGAAGTCGAAAAAGCCCTCCGTTCACGTTGTGGCCGTGGAGCCCGCGGGGTCTCCCGTGCTGTCCAAAGGGACTCCCGGGACTCACAAGATTCAGGGCATCGGAGCGGGGTTCGTCCCTGAGGTGCTGGATACGGCTGTTTACGACGAAATCATCCCCGTGGAGGACGAAAAGGCCTTCGAAACGGGGCGGCTGATCGCCAGGACGGAAGGGCTTCTGGTGGGGATTTCCTCGGGAGCGGCGGTGTGGGCTGCCGTCCAGATCGCGAAACGTCCCGAATTTGCGGGAAAACTGATCGTGGCGCTGCTGCCGGATACGGGGGAGCGTTATCTTTCCACACCCATGTTTGCGGGGTAGCCAAACTCTTTTTGGGGTGGCCTTGGCTTGTCGTAAAAAAACGTTATACTGTATCCGGTCGCCTTGGACGCGGCCGGAAGGGACGAATCGAAAATACGGACATCAGGTATCAATAAAAAAGCCATGATTGCCATGAGCGGGGGAGTGGACAGCTCTGTCGCCGCCAGCCTGATGAAAGATCAGGGGTTTGAATGCCTGGGCGTTACCATGAAACTGTTTTCGAACGAAGATGTCGGGCTCGAAAGGGATGACACCTGCTGTTCGGCGAAGGACACGGACGACGCCCGGGCTGTGGCTTATCGTATGGGAATTCCTCATTATGTTTTCAATTTTTCGGAGGACTTCAACAAAGAGGTCATTCAGCGTTTTACGGAGTCCTGGGAAAACGGACGAACTCCAAATCCCTGTATCGACTGCAATCGTTTCATCAAATTTGAAAAACTTCTCAGACGAGCCCGGGAGCTGGATTGCAGTTATCTGGTGACCGGGCATTACGCGCGAATCGAGCGCGAAGGACATCGCTTCTTCCTTAAAAAAGCACTGGACGCCGCAAAGGATCAGAGCTATTTCCTGTATTCTCTGACGCAGGAGGAGCTGGCACGAATTCTTTTTCCGCTGGGAAATCTGACGAAAAAAGAAGTTCGGAAAATAGCGGAGATGAAGGGATTTGTCAACGCTCAGAAACGGGAGAGCCAGGACGTCTGTTTTGTCATGGATGGCGACTATGCCCGTTTTGTGGAGCAGTATACGGGCAGACGCGGCGAAAGCGGAAATTTCGTGGATTCTTTGGGCAACGTCCTCGGCGGGCACAAGGGCCTGATCCGCTACACCATCGGCCAGCGCAGAGGGTTGGGAATCGCCTCCACGCGGCGCCTTTACGTCTGCGGCAAAAACGAACGGGACAACACGGTGACGCTGGGCGGCGAGGAGGATTTGTACGCGAGACTTCTGTATGCGAAGGA harbors:
- a CDS encoding Rrf2 family transcriptional regulator codes for the protein MKISTKGRYALRMLLDLAEHQDEGYISLKDVAERQNISKNYLEQIITLLKNTDMLRTTRGSQGGYKLAKPPSQYTVGEILRITEGNLAPVACLVDDVNECERSSFCMTVGIWRELGKVIEDYLNGITLQSILDKHHNLDVADQYCI
- the cysK gene encoding cysteine synthase A, coding for MPIYSKITDLIGKTPLLELGRYSEKQGLPVKIVGKLEYFNPAGSVKDRIAKAMVDEAEVKGILKPDSVIIEPTSGNTGIGLAAVAAARGYRIILTMPETMSVERRNLLKAYGAELVLTEGAKGMKGAIAKAEELARSTPHSFIPSQFTNLANPKIHRETTGPEIWQDTDGKVDVFISGIGTGGTITGAGQFLKSKKPSVHVVAVEPAGSPVLSKGTPGTHKIQGIGAGFVPEVLDTAVYDEIIPVEDEKAFETGRLIARTEGLLVGISSGAAVWAAVQIAKRPEFAGKLIVALLPDTGERYLSTPMFAG
- the mnmA gene encoding tRNA 2-thiouridine(34) synthase MnmA, yielding MIAMSGGVDSSVAASLMKDQGFECLGVTMKLFSNEDVGLERDDTCCSAKDTDDARAVAYRMGIPHYVFNFSEDFNKEVIQRFTESWENGRTPNPCIDCNRFIKFEKLLRRARELDCSYLVTGHYARIEREGHRFFLKKALDAAKDQSYFLYSLTQEELARILFPLGNLTKKEVRKIAEMKGFVNAQKRESQDVCFVMDGDYARFVEQYTGRRGESGNFVDSLGNVLGGHKGLIRYTIGQRRGLGIASTRRLYVCGKNERDNTVTLGGEEDLYARLLYAKDLVWTAGEVPRGPLKVGVKTGYRRTERRGTIERVGEDRLRVEFEEPQKMTSPGQAVVFYEGDLVLGGGTISEMKPGLSTTDDINYGEGLA